In Thermococcus thioreducens, a genomic segment contains:
- a CDS encoding AbrB/MazE/SpoVT family DNA-binding domain-containing protein, giving the protein MGLTKVTRNYQITIPSDVRKKMGIRVGDVLVVDVEDGKVVLKKSELELPLLPGGKGLKVEDIEEATRRGQGEEE; this is encoded by the coding sequence ATGGGGCTTACAAAGGTAACTAGGAACTATCAGATTACCATACCAAGCGATGTTAGGAAGAAGATGGGGATTAGGGTGGGGGACGTTCTAGTGGTCGATGTTGAAGACGGAAAGGTAGTGCTCAAAAAAAGTGAACTTGAGCTTCCCCTTCTTCCGGGAGGAAAGGGGTTGAAGGTGGAAGACATCGAAGAGGCCACAAGAAGGGGGCAGGGTGAAGAGGAATGA
- a CDS encoding ASCH domain-containing protein — protein MCTGNPNLKKGLIVREPFATLIAEGKKVWEIRKSRTNVRGRVLIISGGKAVGSAELVDVLGPFTPEELGQHADKHLADVDFLRQYSGGKPLYAWVFRNAEKFKIPRKVRISRGAQVWANVVVEDE, from the coding sequence ATGTGCACCGGGAACCCAAACCTCAAAAAGGGCTTAATAGTACGCGAACCCTTCGCAACGCTCATAGCCGAGGGAAAGAAGGTCTGGGAGATAAGAAAATCCCGGACTAACGTTAGGGGGAGGGTTCTCATAATCAGTGGCGGTAAGGCAGTTGGAAGTGCGGAGCTGGTTGACGTTCTCGGCCCGTTTACACCCGAGGAGCTAGGCCAGCATGCCGACAAGCACCTGGCCGATGTGGACTTCCTCAGGCAGTACTCGGGGGGAAAGCCCCTCTACGCATGGGTATTCCGCAACGCGGAGAAGTTCAAGATTCCCCGGAAAGTTCGCATCTCCAGAGGGGCCCAGGTCTGGGCCAACGTGGTGGTGGAGGATGAATAA
- a CDS encoding diacylglycerol/polyprenol kinase family protein: protein MLPGWIPYAGIAAAFILLAIGLTKSPGPEWAWVNRKIIHFSIAPAVLMFHYERIPPEVFSGAALVFGIFQLWPHLKKREFSWYQIEHNYGEVFFAFSASVVPVVLPKEYATALLLAMAISDGVTGIIRHFYFKRHGFNVKLRKHWTGSAGYFITALVIAFLLLDTATIGKIGWAVILTLAEYQGWVDDNLAVPLVGSVLSLIY, encoded by the coding sequence ATGCTTCCCGGCTGGATACCCTATGCCGGCATCGCCGCTGCCTTTATACTCCTCGCCATAGGGCTCACGAAAAGTCCCGGCCCAGAGTGGGCCTGGGTGAACAGGAAGATAATCCACTTCAGCATTGCGCCTGCAGTTCTGATGTTCCACTACGAGAGAATACCCCCAGAGGTTTTCAGCGGCGCGGCTCTCGTCTTTGGCATCTTTCAGCTCTGGCCGCACCTCAAAAAGAGGGAGTTCTCATGGTATCAGATAGAGCACAACTACGGCGAGGTCTTCTTTGCGTTCTCCGCCTCGGTCGTGCCGGTGGTTCTGCCGAAGGAATACGCCACCGCTCTACTCCTGGCGATGGCAATAAGTGATGGGGTAACCGGGATAATCAGACACTTCTACTTCAAGCGGCACGGCTTCAACGTCAAGCTGAGGAAGCACTGGACGGGAAGCGCTGGATACTTCATAACAGCTCTCGTTATAGCGTTTCTGCTGCTCGACACGGCAACGATAGGAAAAATAGGATGGGCGGTCATCCTGACCCTGGCGGAATACCAAGGCTGGGTCGATGATAACCTGGCGGTGCCATTAGTGGGAAGCGTTCTCTCCCTCATCTACTGA
- the radB gene encoding DNA repair and recombination protein RadB, whose product MLTTGVKSLDELLGGGIAPGVLTQVYGDFATGKTTLAVQVGLLSGGKVAYVDTEGGFSPERLSQMAESRGLNPEGALQRFILFTPADFKEQRRTIGSLKKVVDGSFSLVVVDSITAHYRVEEHRRNLTAELGKQLQVLLWISRRNRIPVIVINQVHFDSRAERMKPVAGHTLNYRTKDILRLDKLPKPGLRLAILERHRLRPEGGMVYFRITKKGIEDVGD is encoded by the coding sequence ATGCTCACCACCGGTGTAAAATCACTCGACGAGCTTCTAGGGGGAGGTATCGCTCCCGGGGTCTTAACCCAGGTCTATGGGGACTTTGCAACAGGAAAGACAACCCTGGCAGTCCAGGTGGGGCTCCTGAGCGGAGGGAAGGTCGCCTACGTTGACACGGAAGGTGGCTTTTCCCCGGAAAGGCTGAGCCAGATGGCCGAGTCCCGGGGACTGAACCCTGAGGGGGCTCTCCAGAGGTTTATCCTCTTTACTCCGGCGGACTTCAAGGAGCAGAGGCGCACCATCGGGAGCCTGAAGAAAGTCGTTGACGGCTCCTTTTCCCTCGTTGTTGTGGACTCCATAACTGCCCACTACCGCGTAGAGGAGCACAGAAGGAACCTCACCGCTGAACTCGGCAAACAGCTCCAGGTTCTCCTGTGGATATCCAGGAGAAATCGCATTCCGGTGATAGTCATAAACCAGGTTCACTTCGACAGCCGGGCGGAGAGGATGAAACCCGTCGCCGGGCACACCCTCAACTACAGGACGAAGGATATTCTGAGGCTCGACAAACTACCAAAGCCTGGCTTAAGGCTTGCCATACTCGAAAGGCACCGTCTCCGGCCGGAGGGCGGCATGGTCTACTTCAGGATTACCAAGAAGGGAATAGAGGACGTCGGGGACTGA
- a CDS encoding type ISP restriction/modification enzyme translates to MIKSFLETFQYQFLALFGSNFEKYRKIGEELVRLHLMKVDFPIEPKLVGDDLTVEKAKYDGRDCVTINKTTKLCGIPPEVWEYTIGGYRVIEKYLKGRKEES, encoded by the coding sequence GTGATAAAAAGTTTTCTGGAAACCTTTCAATATCAATTTTTAGCACTTTTCGGCTCTAATTTTGAGAAGTACCGGAAAATCGGCGAGGAGCTGGTAAGGCTTCACCTGATGAAGGTGGACTTCCCAATCGAGCCGAAGCTCGTCGGGGACGACCTGACCGTTGAAAAGGCCAAGTATGACGGTAGAGACTGCGTGACGATAAACAAAACGACGAAGCTCTGCGGAATTCCGCCGGAGGTCTGGGAGTACACGATAGGCGGCTATCGCGTGATAGAGAAGTATCTCAAGGGTAGGAAGGAAGAAAGCTGA
- a CDS encoding MBL fold metallo-hydrolase: protein MKIIWYGHACFWVETNGVRLLIDPYPEVDDDRIGEVDYILITHEHVDHYGKVELLSRLRNAEVIGPKPVYMMAISDGVTRVREIEEGQTLELENGVRVTAVYMEHPSSQYPVGYIIEGDKTLFHTGDTYSTPALQKLRGKVDVLLVPISGRSTANEREAAQIIEDIRPRIVIPMHYGTYGQGSVEKLQEELKKRRIWVMVRPMALYEELTL, encoded by the coding sequence ATGAAGATTATCTGGTACGGACACGCGTGCTTTTGGGTCGAGACGAATGGTGTGAGACTGCTCATCGACCCGTATCCAGAGGTCGACGACGACAGGATTGGAGAGGTCGACTACATACTGATAACCCACGAGCACGTTGACCACTACGGCAAGGTGGAACTGCTCTCAAGGCTGAGGAACGCCGAGGTCATAGGGCCAAAGCCAGTCTACATGATGGCCATAAGCGACGGTGTGACCAGGGTCAGGGAAATAGAGGAAGGACAGACGCTCGAGCTTGAGAACGGCGTCAGAGTTACCGCCGTCTACATGGAGCACCCGTCAAGCCAGTATCCCGTCGGCTACATCATAGAGGGGGACAAGACCCTCTTCCACACCGGAGATACCTATTCAACCCCTGCCCTCCAGAAGCTCCGGGGAAAGGTGGACGTTCTCCTGGTGCCCATCAGCGGGCGCTCAACCGCCAACGAACGCGAGGCGGCGCAGATAATAGAGGACATAAGGCCCAGAATAGTCATCCCGATGCACTACGGGACTTACGGGCAAGGGAGCGTCGAAAAGCTCCAGGAAGAGCTCAAAAAGCGCCGCATATGGGTGATGGTAAGGCCCATGGCCCTGTACGAGGAGCTCACGCTGTAG
- a CDS encoding DUF402 domain-containing protein — protein MSTDTGVSVRVRGIYSTALTKLFLDRGFGISQPSNRIVERLGLEKTYDEFDVDVYDKKDHHGVILVGTKVEEVKAVLEEELIDVFFRKLPYQLYGIYKGMVVKRDERYVYVDIGSAIGTIPVKDIPRAVEGDEVLVQVKKHNLLPQLSVVLTIPGDYAVLIPKPVGAQRHVKISRKIREQSERERLRILGLSIDLGEWGILWRTAAAYKDWNTLRDEIINLSKLADRLKKADSYTAPALIIEGRNIYEVEFGGGAKKKLDEIRNRVVPTVEGHHQLKAYDPELSFAVEIAEGILSKIPAQREKVKTGFWEALITNKGPKKGWLFSLEHYKPDGQRIKIGPGEILEVSMNPLRVTFKRHLKPGKFYDGLDIPIEFGDYVITEIEAGKWWFVHRYYDRNGNLKGEYYNINTPVEIYPDRARYIDLEVDIVKWPDGKKEVIDKEKLTEHYEEGVITEKLYRAVLRIVQEVYERV, from the coding sequence GTGTCTACAGACACAGGAGTTTCAGTTCGGGTTAGGGGCATCTACTCAACGGCCCTTACAAAGCTCTTCCTCGACAGGGGCTTCGGCATTTCACAGCCCAGCAACAGGATCGTCGAGAGACTCGGGCTTGAAAAGACCTACGACGAGTTCGACGTCGACGTTTACGACAAGAAGGACCACCACGGGGTAATCCTCGTCGGGACGAAGGTTGAGGAGGTTAAGGCGGTTCTTGAGGAGGAGCTCATAGACGTTTTCTTCAGGAAGCTCCCTTACCAGCTCTACGGAATCTACAAGGGAATGGTCGTCAAGAGGGACGAGCGCTACGTATACGTTGACATAGGAAGTGCAATCGGGACTATCCCGGTGAAAGACATCCCGCGGGCGGTGGAAGGCGACGAGGTTCTCGTTCAGGTTAAGAAGCACAACCTCCTCCCCCAGCTGAGTGTTGTCCTCACGATTCCGGGCGACTACGCGGTTCTCATTCCGAAGCCGGTAGGTGCTCAGAGGCACGTCAAGATATCCCGGAAGATACGGGAGCAGAGCGAGCGCGAGAGGCTCAGGATACTGGGCCTCAGCATAGACCTGGGCGAATGGGGAATCCTCTGGAGGACGGCCGCGGCTTATAAAGACTGGAACACCCTACGTGACGAGATAATAAACCTCTCCAAGCTTGCCGACCGGCTAAAGAAGGCTGATTCATACACAGCTCCAGCCCTCATAATTGAGGGGCGGAACATATATGAGGTTGAGTTCGGTGGCGGTGCCAAAAAGAAGCTCGACGAGATACGGAACAGGGTCGTTCCGACCGTTGAGGGCCACCACCAGCTGAAGGCCTACGATCCGGAGCTGAGCTTCGCGGTGGAGATAGCGGAGGGGATCCTCTCGAAGATTCCTGCCCAGAGGGAGAAGGTAAAGACCGGCTTCTGGGAGGCTCTCATAACCAACAAGGGGCCGAAGAAGGGCTGGCTCTTCAGCCTTGAGCACTACAAGCCCGACGGCCAGAGGATAAAGATAGGGCCCGGCGAGATACTTGAGGTCTCAATGAACCCGCTGAGGGTAACATTTAAACGCCATCTGAAGCCAGGGAAGTTCTACGACGGGCTGGACATACCCATAGAGTTTGGTGACTACGTCATAACGGAGATAGAGGCCGGAAAGTGGTGGTTCGTGCACCGCTACTACGACCGCAACGGCAACCTCAAGGGAGAGTACTACAACATCAACACGCCGGTGGAGATATACCCCGACAGGGCACGCTACATCGACCTTGAGGTGGACATCGTCAAGTGGCCGGACGGCAAGAAGGAGGTAATAGACAAGGAGAAGCTGACAGAGCACTACGAGGAGGGCGTCATCACGGAGAAGCTCTACCGGGCGGTTCTGAGGATAGTCCAGGAGGTTTACGAGAGGGTTTAA
- a CDS encoding ribose-phosphate diphosphokinase yields MFVVGSGARHLEDELRALGGGGLNVEIKRFPDGEKYVRVMGSSEEVTVVQSTFAPQDEHLVELILLADALRERGVQKLRAVVPYLAYSRQDRVTKDGEPVSVRAILRAIAVYYDELYVFDLHNPETLRFFPSKAVNLSPAGAIAEYFGKKLGEGVVLAPDKGALMRAKAVAEKLGLEYSHFHKVRISPTEVQMKPVDVDVKGKNVLIVDDIISTGGTMIRAANLLKEMGAKKVFVAATHGVFAEGAIERVSKAVDELAVTNTIPTPVSKISIVPDILKL; encoded by the coding sequence ATGTTCGTGGTTGGGAGCGGTGCCAGGCATCTGGAGGATGAGCTGAGGGCTCTCGGCGGGGGGGGTCTCAACGTTGAAATAAAGCGGTTCCCGGACGGTGAGAAGTACGTTAGGGTCATGGGTTCTTCGGAGGAGGTTACGGTTGTTCAGTCCACTTTTGCCCCCCAGGACGAGCATCTGGTCGAACTCATCCTGCTCGCTGATGCGCTGCGCGAGAGGGGTGTTCAAAAGCTCAGGGCGGTTGTCCCTTATCTGGCATACTCCAGACAGGACAGGGTTACAAAGGACGGGGAGCCCGTGAGCGTTAGGGCGATACTCAGGGCCATCGCCGTTTACTACGACGAGCTTTACGTCTTCGACCTCCACAACCCGGAAACGCTGCGGTTCTTCCCTAGCAAGGCGGTCAACCTTTCACCGGCGGGGGCCATTGCCGAGTACTTCGGGAAAAAGCTCGGTGAGGGTGTCGTTCTCGCCCCAGACAAGGGGGCTCTGATGAGGGCAAAGGCTGTCGCTGAAAAGCTGGGCCTTGAGTACAGCCACTTCCACAAGGTCCGCATCTCCCCGACAGAGGTGCAGATGAAGCCGGTTGATGTGGACGTTAAAGGCAAGAACGTGCTCATAGTCGATGACATCATAAGCACCGGTGGGACTATGATCAGGGCCGCGAACCTGCTCAAAGAGATGGGTGCGAAGAAGGTTTTCGTCGCTGCAACTCACGGAGTTTTTGCGGAAGGGGCAATAGAGAGGGTGAGCAAAGCCGTTGACGAGCTCGCCGTCACGAACACCATACCCACTCCCGTCTCGAAGATAAGCATAGTGCCCGATATACTGAAGCTGTGA
- a CDS encoding DUF366 family protein has product MELLIVRDRRIDYDGSAIGSHWAYRNFGILGNSLVVFRGRCDVKVEEMIDIEDLRASKEIKSDDMVHYIIEVFDLVNALFASALQKLFIAKLCEVLAEYGIKTTRKGDDIYVNGKKLSISIATVSPVSVKIHIGINVEAKGIPEGVDAIGLRELGITEVENFMETTGKALVEEFNKVKKDSLKVRWAQ; this is encoded by the coding sequence ATGGAGCTGCTCATCGTTAGGGATAGACGCATAGACTACGACGGTTCCGCGATAGGGAGCCACTGGGCCTACAGGAACTTCGGAATACTCGGCAACTCTCTCGTCGTCTTCCGGGGAAGGTGCGACGTTAAAGTGGAGGAGATGATCGACATCGAAGATTTGAGGGCGAGCAAGGAAATCAAGAGCGACGACATGGTTCACTACATCATTGAAGTCTTTGATTTAGTCAACGCCCTCTTCGCCTCAGCACTCCAGAAGCTCTTCATAGCCAAGCTCTGCGAGGTTCTGGCTGAATATGGAATAAAAACGACGAGAAAGGGCGACGACATCTACGTGAACGGAAAGAAGCTCAGCATCTCTATAGCCACCGTTTCACCCGTCAGCGTCAAGATCCATATCGGGATAAACGTCGAGGCGAAGGGAATCCCAGAGGGCGTTGATGCCATCGGCCTCAGGGAGCTTGGCATTACTGAGGTCGAGAACTTCATGGAGACGACTGGGAAGGCCCTCGTCGAGGAGTTCAACAAGGTGAAGAAGGACAGCCTGAAGGTCAGGTGGGCTCAGTAG
- the moaA gene encoding GTP 3',8-cyclase MoaA — translation MTLYDRFGRPVTNLRISLTQDCNYACFFCHREGQHFNARLELTPAEIERLVRIASRLGIKKVKLTGGEPTVRRDIIEIVRRIKPYLRDLSMTTNGSRLKELARPLAEAGLDRVNVSLHSLRPEVYRKITGADMLDTVLEGIDEAVRHLSPVKLNMTVMKGLNDGEIWDMVDFAARTGAILQLIELEAPREFTETRFFKKYFYPLKPVERKLEEMAVEIRERRMHRRRKYFVPTDYGIAEVEVVRAMHNTVFCANCTRLRVTSNGKFKTCLLRKNDLIDFATALRNGASDAELVEIFKKAVLMRQPYWS, via the coding sequence ATGACCCTCTACGACCGCTTCGGCAGGCCAGTAACGAATCTGAGGATTTCGCTCACCCAGGACTGCAACTATGCGTGCTTCTTCTGCCACAGGGAGGGACAGCACTTCAACGCTAGGCTAGAGCTGACGCCCGCGGAGATAGAGAGACTCGTCCGTATAGCCTCAAGACTCGGAATAAAGAAGGTTAAGCTCACCGGCGGCGAGCCAACGGTGAGGAGGGACATCATCGAAATTGTGAGACGGATAAAACCCTACCTTAGAGATCTGTCCATGACGACCAACGGGAGCCGCTTAAAGGAACTGGCCAGACCGCTGGCGGAGGCCGGCCTGGACAGGGTCAACGTCTCGCTCCACAGCCTCAGACCAGAGGTTTACAGGAAGATAACCGGCGCCGATATGCTGGACACCGTCCTGGAGGGCATTGACGAAGCCGTCAGGCACCTGTCCCCTGTAAAGCTCAACATGACGGTGATGAAGGGCCTGAACGACGGCGAGATATGGGACATGGTTGATTTTGCGGCAAGGACCGGGGCAATCCTCCAGCTCATTGAGCTTGAGGCTCCGAGGGAGTTCACGGAGACGCGCTTTTTTAAAAAGTACTTCTACCCCCTCAAACCGGTCGAGAGAAAGCTTGAGGAGATGGCCGTTGAAATCCGCGAGAGGAGGATGCACAGGCGGAGAAAGTACTTCGTCCCAACCGACTACGGAATAGCTGAGGTCGAGGTAGTCAGAGCGATGCACAACACGGTCTTCTGCGCCAACTGCACAAGGCTGAGGGTCACCTCAAACGGGAAGTTCAAAACATGCCTGCTGAGGAAGAACGACCTGATAGACTTCGCCACTGCCCTAAGAAACGGGGCGAGCGATGCCGAACTCGTCGAGATATTCAAAAAAGCCGTTCTCATGCGCCAGCCGTACTGGAGCTGA
- a CDS encoding PIN domain-containing protein, producing the protein MTVIDTTVFVYAVLKDSEFNGEARKLLAGLERWVVPSIVLYELYWFFREEGYKSEEIREVISSILNSPRTKVIGDGGKYTKRALELTKNPKRFNDMVILATAEDFKKLATYDKRLKKEAEKLGIKTLP; encoded by the coding sequence ATGACGGTGATAGACACCACCGTCTTCGTATACGCGGTTCTCAAAGATTCCGAGTTCAACGGAGAAGCGAGAAAACTGCTGGCTGGGCTGGAGAGATGGGTTGTCCCTAGCATAGTCCTTTACGAACTCTACTGGTTCTTCAGGGAGGAAGGCTATAAAAGTGAGGAAATAAGGGAGGTCATCTCCTCAATCCTAAACAGTCCGAGGACGAAGGTAATAGGTGACGGCGGTAAATACACAAAACGCGCGCTGGAACTGACCAAGAACCCAAAACGCTTTAACGACATGGTAATCCTTGCCACAGCGGAGGATTTTAAAAAGCTCGCCACGTACGATAAGAGACTGAAAAAAGAAGCGGAAAAGCTGGGCATCAAAACCCTGCCTTAA
- the lysS gene encoding lysine--tRNA ligase — protein sequence MVHWADYMAEKIIQERGDKEEYVVESGITPSGYVHIGNFREFFTAYIVGHALRDRGKKVRHIHMWDDYDRFRKVPKNVPPEWKEHLTKPVREVPDPWGCHDSYAEHFMELFESEVEKLGIEVDFLHAYELYKSGEYAEDVRLALEKRDEIKAVLDRYRERAKQPPLEEDWQPVMVYCPKCRREAQFVSWDGEWKVSYRCPHCGSEGETDIREGNVKLRWRVDWPMRWAHFRVDFEPAGKDHLAAGGSYDTGREIVEKAFGWPAPITLMYEFVGIKGQKGKMSGSKGNVILLSDLYEVLEPGIIRFIYAKARPNKELKIDLGLGLLNLYDEFDKVERIYFDLERAKNPEEEEELKRTYELSMPKVPDRLTAQAPFRFLVTLVQMPHLDESGIIRVLREQGHVPRELSEDDVGRIRLRIRLAKNWVEKYAPDNVKFSILEEPPQIELGPEIREAMLEVAGWLSSHGSFTVDELNNALFDIAKKRGISSKEWFKALYNVFIGKDRGPRLAPFLASLDRDFVIKRLRMEA from the coding sequence ATGGTTCACTGGGCGGATTACATGGCCGAAAAGATAATTCAGGAAAGGGGCGACAAGGAGGAGTATGTGGTAGAGAGCGGTATAACCCCGAGCGGTTACGTTCACATAGGGAACTTCAGGGAGTTTTTCACGGCCTATATAGTCGGCCACGCCTTGAGGGACAGGGGTAAGAAGGTTCGTCACATCCACATGTGGGATGACTACGATAGGTTTAGGAAGGTGCCGAAGAACGTTCCGCCCGAGTGGAAGGAACACCTCACGAAGCCGGTTAGGGAGGTTCCAGACCCCTGGGGCTGCCACGACAGCTACGCCGAGCACTTCATGGAGCTCTTTGAGAGCGAGGTTGAGAAGCTCGGCATAGAGGTGGACTTTCTCCACGCCTACGAGCTCTACAAGTCCGGTGAATACGCAGAGGATGTCAGACTGGCGCTCGAAAAGAGGGATGAGATAAAGGCTGTCCTCGACAGGTACCGTGAGAGGGCCAAGCAGCCGCCCCTCGAAGAGGACTGGCAGCCGGTCATGGTTTACTGCCCGAAGTGCAGGAGAGAAGCCCAGTTCGTTTCATGGGATGGCGAGTGGAAGGTCTCCTACAGGTGTCCTCACTGCGGCAGTGAGGGAGAGACCGACATAAGGGAAGGCAACGTCAAGCTCAGATGGAGGGTTGACTGGCCAATGCGCTGGGCACATTTCAGGGTGGACTTTGAGCCGGCAGGAAAAGACCACCTGGCAGCTGGTGGCTCGTACGACACCGGCAGGGAGATAGTGGAGAAAGCCTTTGGCTGGCCCGCGCCTATAACGCTCATGTATGAGTTCGTCGGAATAAAGGGCCAGAAGGGCAAGATGAGCGGTTCAAAGGGCAACGTCATACTCCTCAGCGACCTCTACGAGGTTCTTGAGCCGGGAATAATACGCTTCATATACGCCAAGGCGAGGCCGAACAAGGAGCTCAAGATAGACCTAGGTCTCGGTCTTCTCAACCTCTACGACGAGTTCGATAAGGTTGAGAGGATTTACTTCGACCTTGAGCGGGCGAAGAACCCGGAGGAGGAAGAGGAGCTCAAGAGAACCTACGAGCTCTCGATGCCGAAGGTTCCCGATAGACTGACCGCGCAGGCACCCTTCAGGTTCCTTGTTACACTTGTCCAGATGCCCCACCTCGACGAGAGTGGAATAATCCGTGTCCTTCGGGAGCAGGGTCACGTTCCAAGGGAGCTGAGTGAAGATGACGTCGGGCGCATAAGGCTCCGCATAAGGCTCGCCAAGAACTGGGTTGAGAAGTACGCACCGGACAACGTGAAGTTCAGCATCTTGGAAGAGCCGCCTCAAATCGAACTGGGGCCTGAAATCAGGGAGGCCATGCTTGAGGTCGCGGGGTGGCTCAGCTCTCACGGGAGCTTCACCGTTGACGAACTCAACAACGCGCTCTTTGATATCGCAAAGAAACGTGGAATTTCGAGCAAAGAGTGGTTCAAAGCTTTGTACAACGTCTTCATCGGCAAGGACCGTGGGCCAAGGCTGGCGCCTTTTCTGGCCTCCCTCGACAGGGATTTCGTTATAAAGCGCCTCCGCATGGAGGCATGA
- a CDS encoding DUF1614 domain-containing protein produces the protein MNKRRFIVPPVSLPFLLVIFLIFLAVFVIFSSIVMAAFEKLGIPPEVAYALFIFALLGSFINIPIAEEVSYEPIISLKEVRFFGISYPVPYFDWAERRVIIAINVGGALVPLSIVLYEVFRLLYLGQFALLFNTALATVIAALFSHAFARPVRGLGIAMPMFLPPLIAMTLGWLLGDGNPNLVAYVSGTMGVLIGADVMNWGKIKNLGAPMVSIGGAGTFDGIFLAGVIAVLLV, from the coding sequence ATGAATAAGAGACGCTTCATAGTCCCTCCCGTCTCGCTCCCGTTTCTCCTCGTGATATTCCTCATCTTCCTGGCGGTCTTCGTTATATTTTCAAGCATAGTCATGGCCGCCTTTGAGAAGCTCGGGATACCCCCCGAGGTCGCGTATGCCCTCTTTATTTTCGCACTTCTCGGGAGCTTCATCAACATCCCCATAGCGGAGGAGGTCTCCTACGAGCCGATCATCAGCCTGAAGGAGGTTCGCTTTTTCGGCATCTCCTATCCCGTCCCCTACTTTGATTGGGCTGAGAGGAGGGTGATAATAGCGATAAACGTGGGTGGGGCACTGGTTCCACTGAGTATCGTCCTCTATGAGGTATTCAGACTTCTCTACCTTGGCCAGTTTGCCCTGCTCTTCAACACGGCACTTGCGACTGTGATAGCGGCCCTCTTCAGCCACGCCTTCGCCAGACCCGTCAGGGGTCTGGGGATAGCGATGCCAATGTTCCTTCCCCCGTTGATAGCCATGACCCTAGGCTGGCTTCTGGGAGATGGCAATCCCAACCTGGTAGCCTACGTCAGCGGAACGATGGGGGTGCTTATAGGGGCGGACGTTATGAACTGGGGAAAGATCAAGAACCTCGGTGCGCCGATGGTCAGCATAGGTGGGGCTGGAACCTTCGACGGAATCTTCCTCGCGGGGGTTATTGCCGTCCTTCTGGTATAA
- a CDS encoding indolepyruvate oxidoreductase subunit beta, translating to MEFNLIITGVGGQGGLTLSRIVGNAAMHEGYNVRIGETLGMSQRYGSVLSYLRFGEDVYSPLIEEGKANLMLALEPAEALRNARFLGKESHAVVNAYPIHTATTLVGKENYPALEEIREALGRICPVYMMDFQREADRINPRTLGVLMLGYAFGRGLVPLRKESLLEGIRSTLREKLWEVNFRALERGIELAKG from the coding sequence ATGGAGTTCAACCTCATAATCACCGGTGTCGGCGGGCAGGGCGGTTTGACCCTTTCCAGGATAGTGGGAAACGCCGCCATGCACGAGGGCTACAACGTGAGAATAGGTGAAACCCTTGGAATGAGCCAGCGCTATGGCAGTGTTCTGAGCTACCTCCGCTTTGGCGAGGATGTCTACTCACCCCTCATCGAGGAGGGTAAAGCAAACCTCATGCTCGCCCTTGAACCTGCCGAGGCGCTGAGGAACGCCCGCTTCTTGGGAAAGGAGAGCCACGCAGTGGTCAACGCCTACCCGATCCACACGGCAACGACCCTCGTCGGGAAGGAGAATTATCCAGCGCTGGAGGAGATAAGGGAAGCCCTCGGCAGAATATGTCCCGTGTACATGATGGACTTCCAGCGCGAGGCAGACAGGATAAACCCCAGAACCCTCGGCGTCCTCATGCTCGGCTACGCGTTTGGTAGAGGTCTGGTGCCCCTCAGGAAGGAGTCGTTGCTGGAGGGGATAAGGAGTACCCTCAGGGAGAAGCTCTGGGAGGTCAACTTCAGGGCCCTTGAGCGGGGAATAGAGCTCGCGAAGGGCTGA
- a CDS encoding magnesium-dependent phosphatase-1: MKLLVLDLDGTLWDHEDASRLTPPYEFHDDYLVDSTGEELHLFPGIREFLEWASERFVLSIASWNVEERVRPIIEGFGLWDYFVFPKIENHPNKADMIARTLKELELSGYDVEGVIYVDDRDIHIEDVKTTVPSIRFIHMWKDAKSFEELRELLERMG, encoded by the coding sequence ATGAAGCTCTTAGTTCTTGACCTAGACGGCACACTCTGGGATCACGAAGATGCATCCAGGCTTACGCCGCCATACGAGTTCCACGACGATTATCTGGTTGATTCTACAGGTGAGGAACTCCATCTCTTTCCCGGGATCAGGGAGTTCCTCGAATGGGCGAGTGAAAGGTTCGTCCTATCCATTGCCAGCTGGAACGTTGAGGAGAGAGTCAGGCCGATCATTGAGGGCTTTGGACTCTGGGACTACTTCGTTTTTCCGAAAATTGAAAACCACCCGAACAAGGCGGATATGATAGCGAGGACACTCAAGGAACTGGAACTTTCGGGGTACGATGTTGAGGGAGTAATCTACGTGGACGACAGAGATATTCACATCGAAGACGTTAAAACTACCGTCCCCTCTATTCGGTTCATCCACATGTGGAAAGATGCCAAAAGCTTTGAGGAGTTGAGGGAACTTCTTGAGAGGATGGGGTGA